The segment TTTTGATATTAGGGTCGAAACAGTTTCCATCTCTGCCGTTTTTGATCGAGTAACAATCTGACTTCTTATAACGTTCCCAAGAGCTACCAGTTACAGATTCATCctcttaaaatccttaaatcCGTCATCCATGATCTACTTTGAATGCGAGCTTCACTTATGCATGGCGGTGGAACTGCGCCTATAAAAAGGGTAACCTGGATGCTTGGCGAAGATGGGTTATAGAAGCATTGTCTCTTCTGGACAGAGATCATTGAAGCCTTGCCAGCAGACTTCTTCTTCCAGTTATTGGAAAAGCTGGTGAgtgtttgtttttggtttactttGTATTATTAGAATTCgttttcttaatgttttttttatgaattctttttttttttttgttgttatgttGATATTCTAGATCTTAAGCATACAGGTTGTTCAGTTGATGATATCGTGCACGATATGGATTCTTCCATATCCCCGCTGATATCGaaagtaaatttattttctcAGGAATTATAACAAACTTATGAGGGCTTATCCTCTTATCGCTTCTCTGTGAAATGGACGGACAGAACtcgatcatttttattttggtgGTGCTAATATGAGAGGGTGGCCTGAGAAGATGAGCGATGATGAGCTTAAGATCATGAGGAATGCTGGTGTTGTGCTTCAAAGTCAAAGAGAGATCACAGTCTCCATCAACATTCAAGTTGCTAAGGTTCGTAtcaagtttttaaatttataagatTCCAATCTTGATGTGATTCAAATGATGCATCTTTAGCTTTAGATAAAGCAATGATGTCGTGGAAAAGATATAGCATTACGAAAGAACCTCTCCATCTTCTCATCTGCTCACTTGAAATCTCAGTTTTACCTGTCGGTTGCTTTTAATTATGTCACAAAGATAACCCGTTTCTTTTCTCTCATTTCAGTTCGTCTTCTCTACATCCCTTTCTCCTCCACTCTTCGTTGAGATTCCAATTTTATACATCTCCAGCTTTAAACCACACAGCCTGCTACAAAACAGTGATTCTCAGGTTACATGTATGGCAACGAGTAGAAAAGGATTAACGAATGATCATAGTATGTGACAATCTAagtcatgattttctttttcagGTCTCTCTGTTGTTTTATTATTGCGAATCTGATTTGAGTTTTGGCTAGGTACTTTCGGGTTGGATCTTCCGTTCAAAATGCCCATCCCTGTTCTCCGGAAAATTGTATAAAGACGAGTATTTTCCAAAAACACCAATGAGTTGCGAAAGAAGAATACGAAATGGATTCAAAGCTTCAATAGAGAGAGGTGATTCCGGC is part of the Brassica napus cultivar Da-Ae unplaced genomic scaffold, Da-Ae ScsIHWf_31;HRSCAF=59, whole genome shotgun sequence genome and harbors:
- the LOC106454947 gene encoding uncharacterized protein LOC106454947, translating into MRGWPEKMSDDELKIMRNAGVVLQSQREITVSINIQVAKFVFSTSLSPPLFVEIPILYISSFKPHSLLQNSDSQVTCMATSRKGLTNDHSTFGLDLPFKMPIPVLRKIV